The genomic region AAGACAGATTGGTCAGCCTGGTGGTTTGAGGATGAGGATGAAGCTTGGTGGATCAATGGCAAGTAGAAGCGTGATTAATCAGCGCAAACCACTGCTCCCGGCATAATGTTCCAGAGGGAGTTTGGCCGTGTACCGGGCGCCGGGATTCCTGGTGGCGGGAAGGAACTGAGGTATGGATAGTACTATGCAATGGCAGGTTAGGTCAGCGGTGCCGCTTGACCGGCAGGAATTACGGGTTTATCTGTTGGCTGATGACCGGCAGTTTTTTGCTGCCGATGACCGGCTTTTGAAGCTGCGTGACGTGCTGGCTCGTAAGGAGATCAAAAAGGCGGTTTTTGTTGCGGGTGAGGACCTTTCCTCTGGTGACTACCTGATCCCCCTGCAGTCGTTTTCCCCCCTGAATATCTGGGAGTCGGTGAAGGCTGCCGCTGCCCAGGCCCTCGGCGTTGCCCGGGAGATGAAGCTGTCAGGGGTTACCTTGGTCCTTGATGCCCCGGATGCCCTGGGGTTTCATAAAAAAGCCCTGGAGGGGATCATGCTGGGCGGCTACCGTTTTGCCACCTTTAAAAAAGAGGCCAGAGAGGAAAGCCTGCTGCCGGAGATCACCTTTGTTGTCGGCGCCCTTGATGCCGTTGCCATCAATGCTGATCTGCAGCGGACGGAGAAGGTATGTGCGACCGTCAATCGGGTGCGCCATCTGGTTGATCAGCCGGCCGCCAATCTTGGGCCGGAGGAATTGACTGCTGCCTGTCTGGACATAGCCAAACGATCAGATTTGTTAGTGGAGGTCTGGGATGAAAGCCGTCTCCGGCGTGAGGGGTATGCCGGTTTGCTGGCGGTGGGCAGAGGGAGCGAACGGCCGCCCCGGATGGTCCAGTTGCAGTATCACCCGGCAGGAGAAAGTCGTTTCCATGTCGCTCTGGTGGGTAAAGGGATAACCTTTGATTCCGGCGGGATATCGCTAAAGCCTTCGGCGTCCATGGAAGAGATGAAACGGGATATGGCTGGTGCTGCCGCGGTTATCGGGGCGATGGAGATTATTGCGGCGCTGAAACCGTCGGTGTCGGTTACCGGCATTGTGGTGCTGGCAGAAAATATGCCGGATGCCAGGGCCCAGCGGCCGGGCGATGTTCTGGTGATGAAAAACGGCACTTCGGTGGAGGTGAAAAATACCGATGCCGAAGGGCGTCTGGTGCTGGTCGATGGCATCTTGCGGGCGGTTGAATTGAACCCTGACTATCTGCTTGATATCGCCACGCTGACCGGTGCCTGCCTGGTGGCTCTGGGAACCCGCATTGCCGGGGTCCTAGGTGAACAGAAGGTTGTCGACCGTCTGTGTAAAGCCGGTGAGAACTGTGGTGAGATGCTCTGGCAACTGCCGCTGGAGCAAGGCTATAAGGAAGACTTGAAATCGGATATTGCTGATTTGGCCAATGTGGGCAGTGACCGTTATGCCGGCACCATCCGCGGTGCCCTTTTTCTGCAGGAATTTGTGCCGCC from Candidatus Anaeroferrophillus wilburensis harbors:
- a CDS encoding leucyl aminopeptidase, with the translated sequence MDSTMQWQVRSAVPLDRQELRVYLLADDRQFFAADDRLLKLRDVLARKEIKKAVFVAGEDLSSGDYLIPLQSFSPLNIWESVKAAAAQALGVAREMKLSGVTLVLDAPDALGFHKKALEGIMLGGYRFATFKKEAREESLLPEITFVVGALDAVAINADLQRTEKVCATVNRVRHLVDQPAANLGPEELTAACLDIAKRSDLLVEVWDESRLRREGYAGLLAVGRGSERPPRMVQLQYHPAGESRFHVALVGKGITFDSGGISLKPSASMEEMKRDMAGAAAVIGAMEIIAALKPSVSVTGIVVLAENMPDARAQRPGDVLVMKNGTSVEVKNTDAEGRLVLVDGILRAVELNPDYLLDIATLTGACLVALGTRIAGVLGEQKVVDRLCKAGENCGEMLWQLPLEQGYKEDLKSDIADLANVGSDRYAGTIRGALFLQEFVPPELPWAHLDIAGPSFVNKKWKYFAPGATGFGARVLAGFVKNL